A single Lactuca sativa cultivar Salinas chromosome 8, Lsat_Salinas_v11, whole genome shotgun sequence DNA region contains:
- the LOC111900169 gene encoding vacuolar protein sorting-associated protein 27 isoform X2: protein MSLEPPPFQESARCDVCKCSFNTFRRRHHCRCCGRTLCAEHSSDQMALPQFGLLSPVRVCSNCYNDASRTGNSDGAASVNGVNSVTDSVSRLDISTPSNSNTNQTAAVDCKCGMPLCICEVPSNDDVAPVQPKPFPTSTIPSISKTKKADTAPRSRASSSSKYSGQSSNTDSEKPLANYEVNGEGLREAIKNGDSFSVRKLLGEGVDANYCDKQGLSLLHLAAVFNQTEIAFTLMENGASLDYKNLQGETPLDCAPVTLQFKMKKKMEEIKQSK, encoded by the exons ATGTCATTGGAGCCTCCGCCGTTCCAAGAATCTGCACGCTGCGACGTTTGTAAATGCAGTTTCAACACCTTCAGACGACGG CATCATTGTCGATGTTGTGGTCGAACCTTGTGTGCTGAACATTCATCAGATCAAATG GCTTTACCACAATTCGGTCTCCTATCACCTGTTAGAGTTTGCTCAAATTGTTATAATGATGCATCTCG GACTGGAAATTCTGATGGAGCTGCTTCTGTGAATGGAGTAAATTCTGTGACAGATTCGGTTTCAAGGCTAGATATTAGTACACCTTCAAATTCCAATACAAATCAAACTGCTGCTGTAGATTGCAAATGTGGAATGCCTTTATGTATTTGTGAGGTGCCTTCAAATGATGATGTGGCTCCTGTGCAG CCTAAACCCTTCCCAACTTCCACAATTCCCAGTATTTCAAAAACAAAGAAAGCAGACACAGCACCAAGGAGTAGAGCCTCTTCATCTAGCAAATAcag TGGACAATCATCCAACACTGACTCAGAAAAACCACTGGCAAACTATGAAGTTAATGGAGAG GGGTTACGAGAAGCTATAAAGAATGGCGACTCATTTTCTGTCAGAAAGCTTCTAGGTGAG GGAGTGGATGCAAATTACTGTGACAAACAAGGATTATCTCTCTTGCATctg GCTGCGGTTTTCAACCAAACTGAGATAGCTTTCACACTCATGGAAAATGGAGCAAGTCTGGACTACAAGAATTTGCAGG GGGAAACTCCACTTGATTGTGCTCCTGTAACATTGCAAttcaagatgaagaagaagatggaaGAAATTAAACAATCCAAGTAA
- the LOC111900167 gene encoding probable arabinosyltransferase ARAD1 isoform X2: protein MGRKSIVKQTVATVLLIIVFYAFFNTSIYPYTYNNVHFHTHENSIGKIPQKSVKVYMYDLPRKFTYGVIKNYLIVRGQLENEDEASLKYPGNQHAAEWYLFSDLNNPKRSGAYVTRVLDPDSADLFYVPFFSSLSLVANPVRDGPVVVEHYNDVEMQEDLMEWLGKQPYWKRNHGRDHVFICQDPNALHNIVNRVKDAMLLVSDFGRLGHNQASFVKDVILPYSHRITTYKGDIGVENRKYLMFFMGNRYRKEGGKIRDFLFKILENEEDVVIKHGTQSRESRRMATQGMHSSKFCLHPAGDTPSAYTDSAVTPGYLVKLLRGVKTGTILEFQQELTKVRHYFEYDDPKGSVNEIWRQVSLKVPLIKLMINRDKRLVKRELTEPDCSCLCTNQTGIHESFHDAAS, encoded by the exons ATGGGTCGAAAATCTATCGTTAAACAAACCGTCGCTACGGTCCTTTTAATCATAGTCTTTTACGCCTTCTTCAACACATCTATCTATCCTTATACATACAACAATGTACATTTCCACACACATGAAAATAGTATCGGTAAAATCCCCCAAAAATCAGTGAAAGTTTACATGTACGATCTGCCCCGAAAGTTCACCTATGGTGTGATAAAAAACTACTTAATCGTACGAGGCCAATTGGAAAACGAAGACGAGGCTAGCCTCAAGTACCCTGGAAATCAGCACGCGGCTGAATGGTATCTGTTTTCCGATTTGAATAATCCGAAACGATCTGGTGCGTATgttactagggttttagatccAGATTCAGCCGACTTGTTCTATGTGCCGTTTTTTTCTTCATTAAGCTTAGTCGCAAATCCTGTTCGTGATGGCCCTGTGGTAGTTGAGCATTATAATGATGTTGAAATGCAAGAGGATTTGATGGAATGGTTGGGGAAGCAACCGTATTGGAAGAGGAACCATGGGAGGGACCATGTATTCATATGCCAGGATCCAAATGCTTTGCACAATATTGTTAATCGTGTGAAAGATGCGATGTTGCTTGTTTCAGATTTTGGGAGGTTGGGTCATAATCAGGCATCATTTGTAAAGGATGTGATTTTGCCTTATTCACATCGGATTACTACCTATAAAGGAGATATTGGAGTGGAAAATCGGAAATATTTGATGTTCTTCATGGGAAATCGATACCGAAAAGAG GGAGGAAAAATTCGTGACTTCCTGTTTAAAATACTAGAAAATGAAGAAGATGTTGTGATAAAACATGGAACTCAATCAAGGGAAAGTAGGCGAATGGCTACACAAGGAATGCATAGTTCAAAGTTCTGTTTACATCCAGCTGGCGACACACCATCTGCAT ACACAGATTCAGCTGTTACACCAGGATACTTGGTTAAATTGCTTAGAGGAGTGAAGACAGGGACAATATTGGAATTTCAACAAGAGTTGACCAAG GTAAGGCACTATTTTGAGTATGATGATCCGAAGGGGAGTGTGAATGAGATATGGCGACAAGTTTCATTAAAAGTTCCGCTTATAAAACTTATGATAAACCGTGACAAAAGATTAGTCAAGAGAGAACTCACTGAGCCAGATTGTTCTTGCCTTTGCACTAACCAAACAGGGATCCATGAATCCTTTCATGATGCTGCTTCTTAA
- the LOC111900169 gene encoding vacuolar protein sorting-associated protein 27 isoform X1 yields the protein MSLEPPPFQESARCDVCKCSFNTFRRRHHCRCCGRTLCAEHSSDQMALPQFGLLSPVRVCSNCYNDASRTGNSDGAASVNGVNSVTDSVSRLDISTPSNSNTNQTAAVDCKCGMPLCICEVPSNDDVAPVQPKPFPTSTIPSISKTKKADTAPRSRASSSSKYSSGQSSNTDSEKPLANYEVNGEGLREAIKNGDSFSVRKLLGEGVDANYCDKQGLSLLHLAAVFNQTEIAFTLMENGASLDYKNLQGETPLDCAPVTLQFKMKKKMEEIKQSK from the exons ATGTCATTGGAGCCTCCGCCGTTCCAAGAATCTGCACGCTGCGACGTTTGTAAATGCAGTTTCAACACCTTCAGACGACGG CATCATTGTCGATGTTGTGGTCGAACCTTGTGTGCTGAACATTCATCAGATCAAATG GCTTTACCACAATTCGGTCTCCTATCACCTGTTAGAGTTTGCTCAAATTGTTATAATGATGCATCTCG GACTGGAAATTCTGATGGAGCTGCTTCTGTGAATGGAGTAAATTCTGTGACAGATTCGGTTTCAAGGCTAGATATTAGTACACCTTCAAATTCCAATACAAATCAAACTGCTGCTGTAGATTGCAAATGTGGAATGCCTTTATGTATTTGTGAGGTGCCTTCAAATGATGATGTGGCTCCTGTGCAG CCTAAACCCTTCCCAACTTCCACAATTCCCAGTATTTCAAAAACAAAGAAAGCAGACACAGCACCAAGGAGTAGAGCCTCTTCATCTAGCAAATAcag CAGTGGACAATCATCCAACACTGACTCAGAAAAACCACTGGCAAACTATGAAGTTAATGGAGAG GGGTTACGAGAAGCTATAAAGAATGGCGACTCATTTTCTGTCAGAAAGCTTCTAGGTGAG GGAGTGGATGCAAATTACTGTGACAAACAAGGATTATCTCTCTTGCATctg GCTGCGGTTTTCAACCAAACTGAGATAGCTTTCACACTCATGGAAAATGGAGCAAGTCTGGACTACAAGAATTTGCAGG GGGAAACTCCACTTGATTGTGCTCCTGTAACATTGCAAttcaagatgaagaagaagatggaaGAAATTAAACAATCCAAGTAA
- the LOC111900167 gene encoding probable arabinosyltransferase ARAD1 isoform X1: MGRKSIVKQTVATVLLIIVFYAFFNTSIYPYTYNNVHFHTHENSIGKIPQKSVKVYMYDLPRKFTYGVIKNYLIVRGQLENEDEASLKYPGNQHAAEWYLFSDLNNPKRSGAYVTRVLDPDSADLFYVPFFSSLSLVANPVRDGPVVVEHYNDVEMQEDLMEWLGKQPYWKRNHGRDHVFICQDPNALHNIVNRVKDAMLLVSDFGRLGHNQASFVKDVILPYSHRITTYKGDIGVENRKYLMFFMGNRYRKEGGKIRDFLFKILENEEDVVIKHGTQSRESRRMATQGMHSSKFCLHPAGDTPSACRLFDAIVSLCIPVIISDYIELPFEDVIDYRKIAVFVDTDSAVTPGYLVKLLRGVKTGTILEFQQELTKVRHYFEYDDPKGSVNEIWRQVSLKVPLIKLMINRDKRLVKRELTEPDCSCLCTNQTGIHESFHDAAS, from the exons ATGGGTCGAAAATCTATCGTTAAACAAACCGTCGCTACGGTCCTTTTAATCATAGTCTTTTACGCCTTCTTCAACACATCTATCTATCCTTATACATACAACAATGTACATTTCCACACACATGAAAATAGTATCGGTAAAATCCCCCAAAAATCAGTGAAAGTTTACATGTACGATCTGCCCCGAAAGTTCACCTATGGTGTGATAAAAAACTACTTAATCGTACGAGGCCAATTGGAAAACGAAGACGAGGCTAGCCTCAAGTACCCTGGAAATCAGCACGCGGCTGAATGGTATCTGTTTTCCGATTTGAATAATCCGAAACGATCTGGTGCGTATgttactagggttttagatccAGATTCAGCCGACTTGTTCTATGTGCCGTTTTTTTCTTCATTAAGCTTAGTCGCAAATCCTGTTCGTGATGGCCCTGTGGTAGTTGAGCATTATAATGATGTTGAAATGCAAGAGGATTTGATGGAATGGTTGGGGAAGCAACCGTATTGGAAGAGGAACCATGGGAGGGACCATGTATTCATATGCCAGGATCCAAATGCTTTGCACAATATTGTTAATCGTGTGAAAGATGCGATGTTGCTTGTTTCAGATTTTGGGAGGTTGGGTCATAATCAGGCATCATTTGTAAAGGATGTGATTTTGCCTTATTCACATCGGATTACTACCTATAAAGGAGATATTGGAGTGGAAAATCGGAAATATTTGATGTTCTTCATGGGAAATCGATACCGAAAAGAG GGAGGAAAAATTCGTGACTTCCTGTTTAAAATACTAGAAAATGAAGAAGATGTTGTGATAAAACATGGAACTCAATCAAGGGAAAGTAGGCGAATGGCTACACAAGGAATGCATAGTTCAAAGTTCTGTTTACATCCAGCTGGCGACACACCATCTGCATGTAGATTGTTTGATGCTATTGTGAGCTTATGTATTCCAGTAATCATCAGTGATTATATTGAATTACCCTTTGAAGATGTCATAGACTATAGGAAAATTGCTGTTTTTGTAGACACAGATTCAGCTGTTACACCAGGATACTTGGTTAAATTGCTTAGAGGAGTGAAGACAGGGACAATATTGGAATTTCAACAAGAGTTGACCAAG GTAAGGCACTATTTTGAGTATGATGATCCGAAGGGGAGTGTGAATGAGATATGGCGACAAGTTTCATTAAAAGTTCCGCTTATAAAACTTATGATAAACCGTGACAAAAGATTAGTCAAGAGAGAACTCACTGAGCCAGATTGTTCTTGCCTTTGCACTAACCAAACAGGGATCCATGAATCCTTTCATGATGCTGCTTCTTAA
- the LOC111900170 gene encoding wall-associated receptor kinase-like 8: MKSLQLSLVILISLALAPISTPIYARPGCTDMCGKIRIPYPFGIGTGCYINEWYAVDCNSSTPYLSAINNLELLSLNLENQTMAVNFSMNSDCVDTIRNNSQILSVDLGESPFLFSREDNKFTVEGCENAVILDQGGNLVTGCSTICQNQTTNQRDDCYGVNCCQTTIPYYLKAYTIDTTSLQRQSPGGVCGSAFVVDEQMYLPGRFSGKSAIFENSFVPISLRWTLRPEEIGESDCSSMARETLYLGNGTNIESYKCNCRPIEEGSPYLTNGCQVVKECATCIGECQVYQGNITCIPNPLSQAKRKSSTLGVILGVSISFGVLLLVAIIFALYKLLKKTKDKRQKARFFKRNGGLLLKQQESADEGIVNKTTLFTAKELEKATDHFHENRILGRGGQGTVYKGMLTDGRIVAVKRSKIVDESQLEQFINEVVILSQVNHRNVVKLLGCCLETEVPLLVSEFVSNGTLYEQIHNETDEFPMTLNTRLRIATEIAGALAYLHSATSIP, encoded by the exons ATGAAATCGCTGCAATTGTCCTTGGTTATATTGATTTCATTAGCATTAGCACCAATATCAACGCCAATTTACGCGAGGCCCGGATGTACAGATATGTGCGGGAAAATCCGGATCCCGTACCCATTCGGAATCGGGACAGGGTGTTATATCAACGAATGGTATGCTGTTGATTGCAACTCATCGACACCTTACCTTTCTGCGATAAACAACTTAGAACTACTGTCTCTGAATTTGGAAAATCAAACGATGGCAGTTAATttctcaatgaactctgattgtGTAGACACAATCCGGAATAACAGTCAAATCTTGAGCGTCGACTTGGGTGAGAGCCCTTTCCTCTTTTCTCGAGAAGATAACAAATTCACGGTTGAGGGGTGTGAAAATGCCGTTATCTTGGATCAAGGGGGAAACTTGGTCACAGGGTGTTCGACGATATGCCAAAACCAAACTACCAACCAGAGAGACGATTGTTATGGGGTCAATTGTTGCCAAACCACGATTCCTTACTATCTTAAAGCATACACCATCGATACTACAAGCTTACAAAGGCAGAGTCCAGGTGGAGTTTGTGGGTCTGCCTTCGTGGTGGATGAACAAATGTATTTGCCTGGCAGGTTTTCTGGGAAATCTGCCATTTTTGAGAACTCCTTTGTTCCAATTTCACTTCGATGGACTCTAAGACCAGAAGAAATTGGTGAAAGTGATTGTTCTTCTATGGCAAGAGAGACTCTTTATCTGGGTAATGGTACCAACATTGAATCTTACAAATGTAATTGTAGGCCAATTGAAGAAGGAAGCCCGTATTTAACTAACGGATGCCAAG ttgTTAAAGAATGTGCCACTTGTATCGGTGAATGTCAGGTATATCAGGGGAACATTACATGCATTCCTAATCCTCTCTCTCAAGCTAAAAGAAAATCATCAACGCTTGGAGTTATTCTAG GTGTTAGCATAAGCTTCGGGGTACTACTTCTCGTAGCAATCATCTTCGCGCTTTACAAACTACTcaaaaaaacaaaagataaaaGACAAAAAGCACGGTTTTTCAAACGTAATGGTGGCCTACTTCTAAAACAACAAGAATCCGCTGATGAAGGCATAGTCAACAAAACCACACTTTTCACCGCGAAAGAGTTAGAAAAAGCAACCGACCATTTCCACGAGAACCGAATCCTCGGTAGAGGAGGCCAAGGCACTGTCTACAAAGGCATGTTAACCGATGGAAGGATTGTAGCTGTGAAAAGATCAAAAATAGTAGATGAAAGCCAATTGGAACAGTTCATCAACGAGGTAGTTATCTTATCACAAGTCAACCATCGGAACGTGGTCAAACTTCTCGGATGTTGTTTGGAAACCGAAGTCCCTCTTCTTGTATCCGAATTTGTATCAAACGGGACTTTATACGAACAAATTCACAATGAAACCGACGAGTTCCCGATGACATTAAACACACGGTTACGGATTGCAACTGAGATTGCTGGAGCTTTAGCGTATTTACATTCGGCTACTTCGATTCCATAA